A stretch of Lysinibacillus agricola DNA encodes these proteins:
- a CDS encoding DUF1064 domain-containing protein, whose translation MTKYGAKKVVEDDIRFDSKMERDYYLYLKQQRSQGEIKGFTLQPSFELQSKFEKDGKKYRAITYKADFKVIHNDESIEIIDVKGMTTPLFNMKEKMYHYHHGHPLTLITYSKIDGGWITLEALKQARALRKKNKSKKK comes from the coding sequence TTGACCAAGTACGGAGCTAAAAAAGTAGTAGAAGATGATATTCGGTTTGACTCGAAAATGGAACGTGACTACTATTTATACTTAAAGCAACAACGATCACAAGGTGAGATCAAAGGTTTTACTTTACAACCGTCTTTCGAATTACAATCCAAGTTTGAAAAGGATGGTAAAAAGTACAGAGCAATTACATATAAGGCTGATTTCAAAGTAATACATAATGATGAAAGTATAGAGATAATTGATGTAAAAGGAATGACTACACCTTTATTCAATATGAAGGAGAAAATGTATCATTATCATCATGGTCATCCATTAACTCTTATTACATACAGTAAAATTGATGGCGGATGGATAACATTAGAAGCATTGAAACAAGCTAGAGCATTACGGAAAAAGAATAAAAGCAAGAAAAAGTAA
- a CDS encoding metallophosphoesterase, with protein sequence MNTWLTSDSHFHHKNILTFENRPYSTLEEMNVGMIEAWNKVVKKGDLVYHLGDFVFGGYSKWIDILPRLNGDKVLIQGNHDDDKVVKRMLEEGYIKELHTVGMKMKYQKQNMWLTHYPMEIGLRPNKWSVSGHIHSQPNKYDNQLNLGVDSPLLSYKPFGEPLHIDELLQIMNDRTESITNQFLEMRGN encoded by the coding sequence ATGAATACGTGGCTTACAAGTGATTCGCATTTCCATCATAAGAACATTTTAACATTTGAAAATCGACCATACTCAACTTTAGAAGAAATGAACGTAGGTATGATTGAAGCTTGGAATAAAGTTGTAAAGAAAGGTGACTTAGTTTACCATCTAGGCGATTTTGTATTTGGAGGATATTCAAAATGGATTGATATTTTACCACGATTAAACGGAGATAAAGTGTTGATTCAAGGCAATCATGATGATGATAAAGTAGTCAAACGAATGTTAGAAGAAGGTTATATTAAGGAATTACATACTGTAGGAATGAAAATGAAATATCAGAAGCAAAATATGTGGCTTACACATTACCCAATGGAAATTGGATTACGTCCTAATAAGTGGTCTGTTTCAGGTCATATTCACTCACAACCTAACAAATATGATAATCAGCTAAATTTAGGAGTTGATTCACCATTACTTAGTTATAAACCTTTTGGAGAACCGTTACATATTGATGAGCTGCTACAAATAATGAATGATCGAACTGAGTCAATTACAAATCAGTTTTTAGAAATGAGAGGTAATTAA
- a CDS encoding helix-turn-helix transcriptional regulator codes for MDNKFGNNLKYLRKSKSLTQQEMADILSIPRQGYAKYENSLGEPDISTLTKLADYFNINVDSILGRHSNCGNLNLDSTKLSSFYE; via the coding sequence TTGGATAATAAATTTGGAAATAATTTAAAATATCTAAGAAAATCTAAATCATTAACTCAACAAGAGATGGCTGATATTTTAAGTATTCCAAGACAAGGTTACGCTAAATATGAGAACAGCTTAGGTGAACCAGATATTTCAACTCTCACTAAACTAGCTGATTATTTTAATATTAATGTCGATTCAATTCTTGGTAGACATTCTAATTGCGGCAATTTAAATTTGGATAGCACCAAACTATCTAGTTTTTATGAATAA
- a CDS encoding metallophosphoesterase family protein, whose protein sequence is MKVDYISDLHLDFHIRHNGNYGKWENKTHLFLEKLLPDNKGEVLVIAGDLSHYNIQSKWCLEYFSKQYEHVFFVMGNHDYYLISGGQNKKYKNNSINREFELMKLIPSLNNVTHLYDFEEFSYNRIKIAGSTLWYPLQEQKDIDFFNNISNDSKLIKKLDVVAEHSYETFKYEYMEEVDILVTHVPPDILQSHIKYDSTSCYLNELENIKAKHVVTGHVHEQNKYYNTDGTNIYINALGYPNEWLNHMNPLEYSKEERMKFALEWNVIKSFEVK, encoded by the coding sequence ATGAAAGTAGACTACATTTCTGATTTGCATTTGGATTTTCATATTCGACATAACGGAAATTACGGTAAATGGGAAAACAAAACTCATTTATTTTTAGAGAAGTTGTTGCCGGATAACAAAGGGGAAGTATTAGTTATTGCAGGAGATTTATCTCATTACAATATTCAATCTAAGTGGTGCTTAGAATACTTTTCAAAGCAGTATGAGCATGTATTCTTTGTAATGGGTAATCATGATTACTATTTAATTAGTGGAGGTCAGAATAAAAAATATAAGAACAATAGTATAAATAGAGAGTTTGAATTAATGAAGCTGATACCATCTTTAAATAATGTAACTCATTTATATGATTTTGAAGAGTTCTCATATAATCGCATAAAAATAGCCGGATCAACTTTGTGGTATCCTCTGCAAGAACAAAAAGACATTGACTTCTTTAACAATATTTCTAATGATTCTAAATTAATAAAAAAGCTTGATGTCGTTGCAGAACATTCATATGAAACTTTCAAATACGAGTACATGGAAGAAGTAGATATTCTTGTTACCCATGTTCCACCGGATATTTTGCAGAGTCATATTAAATATGATAGTACATCATGTTATTTAAATGAATTAGAAAATATCAAAGCTAAACATGTAGTAACAGGACATGTTCATGAACAAAATAAATATTACAATACGGATGGAACAAATATCTATATCAATGCATTAGGCTATCCAAATGAATGGTTGAATCATATGAACCCACTTGAATATAGTAAAGAAGAACGCATGAAGTTCGCCTTAGAATGGAATGTAATTAAATCATTTGAAGTTAAATAA
- a CDS encoding BC1872 family protein — translation MNVNHIIAEKIMKWETDEESGRWKVKHMLLGKSYWNPTHTISDAWEVLETFEEGLVRKRMNGLNYRAWVIHENKECSAFGNTPSEAIVNVALKAHNIEIK, via the coding sequence ATGAATGTAAATCACATCATTGCCGAAAAGATAATGAAATGGGAGACTGATGAGGAGTCTGGCCGTTGGAAAGTTAAGCATATGCTTCTAGGTAAGTCGTATTGGAATCCTACCCACACTATTAGTGATGCTTGGGAAGTGCTAGAAACTTTCGAAGAAGGTTTAGTCAGAAAGAGAATGAATGGTTTAAATTATCGTGCGTGGGTTATACATGAAAATAAAGAATGCTCAGCATTTGGTAATACACCTAGCGAAGCTATTGTTAATGTTGCATTAAAAGCACATAATATTGAAATTAAGTAA
- a CDS encoding YolD-like family protein: MLNDRGNMKWTALMLPEHLVKIKEWKQEQFHDKQRDLTEWELEEIEQTVQRAYKLHEEVKITLWSDNKLHDVVGMITAINAFHKELLLDMDISIKRITFDQIQKVSMVNIDD, encoded by the coding sequence ATGTTAAATGACCGTGGAAATATGAAATGGACAGCATTGATGCTGCCTGAGCATTTGGTGAAAATTAAGGAATGGAAGCAAGAGCAATTCCATGATAAACAACGTGATTTAACTGAATGGGAACTAGAAGAGATTGAACAAACAGTGCAGAGAGCCTATAAATTACATGAAGAAGTCAAAATAACCTTGTGGAGTGACAATAAATTACATGATGTTGTAGGAATGATTACTGCTATTAATGCATTTCATAAGGAATTACTCTTGGATATGGATATTTCAATAAAACGTATTACATTTGATCAGATACAAAAAGTATCAATGGTAAATATAGATGATTAA
- a CDS encoding reverse transcriptase-like protein, which yields MIKIYTDSSYKDGSSTHHYFVMKGNRRIKRRTFIGFDESSMKAEATTIIKALQMVLKKEWKGVTVYTDSLTTVFGVKHDKFNNEDFRYIAHLLKVTNSKIQWKNRRHYRIKLADTECRKMMKTKLRRVV from the coding sequence ATGATTAAAATTTATACAGATAGTAGTTACAAGGATGGATCATCCACACACCACTACTTTGTCATGAAAGGAAACAGAAGAATTAAAAGAAGAACATTTATTGGATTTGATGAATCTTCTATGAAAGCAGAAGCAACAACGATAATTAAGGCTTTACAGATGGTATTAAAGAAAGAATGGAAAGGAGTAACAGTTTATACAGATTCATTAACTACTGTATTTGGAGTTAAGCATGATAAATTTAATAATGAGGATTTTCGATACATAGCACATTTACTTAAAGTAACAAATTCAAAAATACAGTGGAAGAATAGACGACATTATAGAATTAAATTAGCTGACACTGAATGTCGTAAGATGATGAAGACTAAATTGAGACGAGTAGTTTAA
- a CDS encoding sigma-70 family RNA polymerase sigma factor has translation MDKLTNEELVELYKKGKEEAGNELFNRNKGLIYEIVRKFNNKSRLSEEDIISASYYGFAKAIKTFNESKGIKFSTYCYTVMKNEVCKSLEYYKYKKNDDSDFIISSLDLKISLENKKSSLIEILDASDNDVLHKNDYTYLHNAIEYARTLIIEKYHPYLLPLLFRETTTYEVAPIIGVSPRTVHYTTTMFREHVREYIYHYSNGEIVS, from the coding sequence ATGGATAAATTAACAAATGAAGAATTAGTGGAGTTATATAAGAAAGGCAAAGAAGAGGCAGGAAATGAATTATTTAATAGGAATAAAGGTTTAATCTATGAAATCGTAAGAAAGTTTAATAATAAGTCTAGGTTGAGCGAAGAAGATATAATAAGTGCATCTTACTATGGATTTGCAAAAGCTATTAAAACTTTTAATGAATCAAAAGGAATAAAATTCTCTACATACTGTTACACTGTTATGAAAAATGAAGTATGTAAAAGTTTAGAATACTACAAATATAAGAAGAATGATGACTCAGATTTTATTATTTCATCATTAGACCTTAAGATATCTTTAGAAAATAAAAAATCTTCTTTGATAGAAATATTGGACGCTTCAGATAACGATGTATTACATAAAAATGACTATACATACTTACATAATGCAATAGAATACGCAAGGACACTGATAATTGAAAAGTATCATCCGTACTTATTACCATTGCTATTTAGAGAAACAACTACGTATGAAGTAGCTCCAATTATTGGGGTAAGTCCAAGAACAGTGCATTATACAACTACAATGTTTAGAGAGCATGTGCGTGAATATATTTATCATTATTCAAATGGTGAAATAGTTTCCTAG
- a CDS encoding prohibitin family protein, translating to MSLKGILGLVGTGIGVLGLSIGLMVFVEKVPEGKVAVVYSPSNGAKEVLNPGWHLVGLLEKTQEYPTRVTIVKDNISVTTEDGKKITMPVRYEMKVDKSKVLDIFKELGSQKIEQIQEGYLAQKLFKSAREVVSGYSVLDIYGTKTSEASAKVTELMAKESDKLGFIIADVTLGTPELDENTQKAIDARVQASQELEKLKLEKQIAAEQAEKKRIEAKGTADAKIEKAKGESEANKLLSNSITPELLKLKEMEARMEHGWVSVQGANTTVVKE from the coding sequence ATGAGCTTAAAAGGTATTTTAGGTTTAGTAGGCACAGGAATTGGAGTATTAGGTTTATCAATTGGACTTATGGTATTTGTCGAAAAAGTACCTGAAGGTAAGGTTGCTGTAGTCTATAGTCCATCTAATGGAGCTAAAGAAGTGTTAAATCCAGGATGGCACTTAGTAGGATTATTAGAGAAGACTCAAGAATATCCAACACGTGTTACTATCGTGAAAGATAATATTAGTGTAACTACAGAAGATGGAAAGAAAATCACTATGCCTGTTCGTTATGAAATGAAAGTTGATAAATCTAAAGTATTAGATATTTTTAAAGAGTTAGGATCACAAAAAATCGAACAAATTCAAGAAGGTTATCTAGCACAAAAACTTTTTAAATCAGCACGAGAAGTTGTTTCAGGTTACTCTGTATTAGATATTTATGGAACTAAAACTTCTGAAGCATCTGCAAAAGTAACTGAATTAATGGCTAAAGAATCTGATAAACTAGGATTCATCATTGCAGATGTAACACTTGGTACTCCTGAACTGGATGAAAACACACAAAAAGCAATTGATGCACGAGTACAAGCTTCACAAGAATTAGAAAAGTTAAAATTAGAGAAACAAATTGCAGCTGAACAAGCAGAGAAGAAACGTATTGAAGCCAAAGGTACTGCCGATGCTAAAATTGAAAAAGCTAAAGGTGAATCAGAGGCAAATAAATTATTAAGCAACTCTATTACTCCTGAATTACTTAAACTTAAAGAAATGGAAGCACGAATGGAGCATGGTTGGGTTTCTGTACAAGGAGCTAATACTACAGTAGTGAAGGAATAG
- a CDS encoding 3'-5' exonuclease has protein sequence MRKDIMVDIETLGTGENATVFQISAMSFDIQTGDKHDSINLIGDIEKYSSLNVDGSTLKWWLNTDKELLTELLNKGTCNEYDLFEILHTWLLSQSETGDMKDVYLWGNGILFDNAKLQTNLNGCNDLKYPIYYKNDRDVRTILELASMKSGLSEDEIKASVTDENERKHDAFDDIAYQIRLIVKCYEILMNKEAE, from the coding sequence ATGCGAAAAGATATTATGGTTGATATTGAAACACTAGGTACTGGAGAAAATGCAACAGTATTTCAAATTTCAGCAATGAGCTTTGATATTCAAACAGGGGACAAGCATGACTCAATTAATTTGATCGGCGATATTGAAAAATACAGCAGCTTAAATGTTGATGGTTCAACTCTAAAATGGTGGTTAAATACAGATAAAGAACTACTTACTGAATTGTTGAATAAAGGTACGTGTAATGAATACGATTTATTTGAAATTTTACACACATGGTTATTATCTCAATCAGAGACAGGCGATATGAAGGATGTCTACTTATGGGGTAACGGTATCCTATTCGATAATGCAAAGTTGCAAACTAACTTAAATGGGTGTAATGATCTGAAGTATCCAATTTATTATAAAAATGATCGTGATGTACGGACAATTTTAGAGTTAGCAAGTATGAAGTCAGGACTAAGTGAAGATGAAATTAAAGCGTCTGTAACAGATGAAAATGAGCGTAAGCATGATGCTTTTGATGATATTGCTTATCAAATTAGATTAATAGTTAAGTGTTACGAAATTTTAATGAATAAAGAGGCAGAGTAA
- a CDS encoding YopX family protein: MREKNFRYTFMHVQTGNIEQKIYTLNQLEERNTKDLSPCFNAEFGYKLIGRDEFTGLKDKNSKDIYEGDVTKGHLWRKGKGYRHVGRVAYVHSAFKVRGVKQYFGMDDELNMTYEIIGNIYENPEML, translated from the coding sequence ATGCGAGAAAAAAATTTTCGATATACATTTATGCATGTTCAAACAGGAAATATTGAACAGAAGATTTATACATTGAATCAATTAGAAGAACGGAACACAAAGGATTTATCACCATGTTTCAATGCTGAATTTGGATATAAATTGATTGGCAGAGATGAATTTACTGGCTTAAAAGATAAGAATAGTAAGGATATTTATGAAGGAGATGTAACTAAAGGACACTTGTGGAGAAAAGGAAAAGGGTATAGACACGTTGGTAGAGTCGCTTATGTACATAGTGCGTTTAAAGTTCGTGGTGTTAAACAGTATTTCGGCATGGATGATGAGCTTAATATGACTTATGAAATTATTGGCAACATCTACGAAAATCCAGAGATGCTGTAA
- a CDS encoding tyrosine-type recombinase/integrase, which yields MVMVNHNTSYMGNYIGDYIEEFLKVKGKKSFNTEKTYRSSLNQVFKDILGNNDYIYITDKNIEHDLRSEILFEYFDSLYDAEKEDGTRMYANQTINSRQSAIKSLITYLKTKKIDGENLIKYDLDDLKVIESLKNIGEEIEMIPFELSMEYIEYFGKEEQGLEKSLIIELAIDSALRASELLKIEWSNFTPVEDGVIMKSHGYNKGKGNEEWIDKISFELYNKLLQLKEIGNTNKLFTLTYKKLVGMMDRANKLLNNTDLEYSFHSFKKLSVTMCYLNNGNCIDSAMKKARHKNVNTTMRYLRLTNLNVTGIISAKMTTAEELYKTASHELLLECLEEMRPEMLLLLNNKIKNKITK from the coding sequence ATGGTTATGGTTAATCACAATACTTCATATATGGGCAACTACATAGGAGATTATATAGAAGAGTTTTTAAAAGTAAAAGGTAAAAAGTCTTTTAATACAGAAAAAACTTATAGGTCTAGTTTGAATCAAGTGTTTAAGGACATCTTAGGTAACAATGATTATATTTATATAACAGATAAAAATATTGAACATGACTTACGTTCAGAAATTTTGTTTGAATATTTCGATTCATTATATGATGCAGAAAAAGAAGATGGTACTAGGATGTATGCTAATCAGACGATTAATAGTAGACAATCTGCGATTAAGTCATTGATCACTTATTTAAAGACAAAGAAAATAGATGGAGAAAATTTAATAAAGTATGATTTAGATGATTTGAAAGTAATTGAATCGCTTAAGAACATAGGCGAAGAAATAGAAATGATACCATTTGAATTATCAATGGAATACATTGAATATTTTGGAAAAGAAGAACAGGGCTTAGAGAAATCATTAATTATTGAATTAGCTATAGACTCCGCACTTAGAGCATCTGAATTATTAAAGATAGAATGGTCAAATTTCACACCAGTAGAAGACGGAGTTATTATGAAGTCTCATGGTTACAATAAAGGAAAAGGCAATGAAGAATGGATAGACAAGATATCCTTTGAACTATATAATAAGTTGTTACAACTAAAAGAAATTGGAAATACGAATAAATTATTTACTTTGACTTACAAAAAATTAGTCGGGATGATGGATAGGGCTAATAAGCTATTAAATAATACAGATTTAGAATACTCTTTCCATTCATTTAAAAAATTATCCGTTACGATGTGTTATTTAAACAATGGAAATTGCATAGATTCAGCAATGAAAAAGGCTCGACATAAAAATGTAAATACCACTATGAGATATCTAAGATTAACCAATCTGAATGTTACAGGTATTATATCTGCAAAAATGACTACTGCTGAAGAATTATATAAAACAGCTTCACATGAATTATTATTAGAATGTTTAGAAGAAATGCGTCCAGAGATGCTTTTATTACTAAATAATAAAATCAAGAATAAAATAACAAAATGA
- a CDS encoding DNA ligase, with translation MLFTPIKPMLLHMGNNNEIIDNPEWIYDIKWDGWRILLHKQGERVEAYTRHGNNVTSKFPELQTVGKSIKEDTAIIDCEGVVLRNGVSVFEDFAYRGRLSNKDKIDQATLTNAATFIAFDVLATGKSHMNKTLIERKEILSSIIEPSNSLLVTPSVTGNGNDIFQLTKDRGMEGIVGKRSNSTYKTNHRSHDWLKYKHFKVMDTVILGYKENPFTMIVGTQLSNGKYRPLANVEFGFKPEEKTAFREIAKQIITNVERDIMWIEPSLFCKVQYLEKTSTGSLRIVSFKGFNFNKAHEESI, from the coding sequence ATGTTATTTACTCCAATTAAACCAATGTTACTTCACATGGGTAACAATAATGAAATAATAGATAATCCAGAGTGGATTTACGATATAAAATGGGATGGTTGGCGCATCCTTTTGCATAAACAAGGTGAGCGAGTAGAGGCATATACACGACATGGCAACAATGTAACTTCTAAGTTTCCAGAGCTACAAACTGTTGGAAAGTCAATTAAGGAAGACACAGCAATTATTGATTGTGAAGGCGTAGTACTGAGAAATGGTGTATCAGTATTTGAAGATTTTGCTTACAGAGGTAGACTTTCAAATAAAGATAAGATTGATCAAGCAACTTTAACTAATGCGGCTACTTTTATAGCATTTGATGTATTAGCTACTGGTAAGTCACATATGAATAAAACACTTATAGAACGTAAGGAAATATTATCATCAATAATCGAACCTTCAAATAGTTTACTTGTTACTCCATCGGTCACAGGCAATGGCAACGATATATTTCAGTTAACTAAGGATAGAGGTATGGAAGGTATCGTAGGAAAGCGAAGTAATTCGACTTACAAAACTAACCATCGATCACATGATTGGTTGAAGTATAAACACTTTAAAGTAATGGATACTGTTATCTTAGGATATAAAGAGAATCCTTTTACAATGATAGTGGGTACTCAATTAAGTAACGGTAAATATAGACCTCTTGCGAATGTAGAGTTTGGCTTTAAACCTGAAGAGAAAACAGCTTTCAGGGAAATTGCTAAACAGATAATAACAAATGTAGAACGTGATATAATGTGGATAGAACCAAGCTTATTCTGTAAAGTACAGTATCTTGAGAAAACGAGTACTGGTTCATTGAGAATCGTTTCGTTTAAAGGATTTAATTTTAATAAAGCTCATGAAGAAAGTATCTAA